In the Clostridium gelidum genome, AGATGAATCTGTATATATTGGAGTTACCTATTCTAATGAACAAATAAATAATGCAATAAATGCTCATAAAAATAATAAAGATCCATATGAAATTGTACCTTCGAAGGATGATATTGGCCATGGAACTAAAATTGCTGGAATTATAGGGGCAAGAGGATACAATGGAAGATTTCAAGGAATTGCAAGTGACAGCAACTTTGTAATTGTAAAACTCTTTGAATCCATTAATTTCAAAAATATATTAAAGGAAAACGGAGTTGAATATACTCCTGTTTATAATGCGGCTGAAATTTTAGCAGCAATAGAATATTTGAAAAATTTTTCTATAAATGCAAAGCAACCTATTGTTATATATATAGGTGTGGGTACTACGGAAGGAAGTCATGATGGTAACAATTTGCTTTCGAGATATTTAACATCTGTTGGTACTACTAGAGGTATTGTTTCTGTTGCAGGAGTTGGAAATGAAGGAGCAGCAGAAGGACATGCTTCTGGATATATATTAAATATAGGTGATATAGCTTCGATTGAATTAAAAATTCCAAAAGTCATGAAATATTTTTCTTTTTATATATGGGTAAGAAAACCTAATAGGGCATCAGTGAATGTAATTTCACCAACTGGGGAAGCATCTAAATTTATTAAAGTAATAAGAAATAAAACAACACGTGCTGAATTTGTGTTTTTGGATACTGCAATGATTGTTAAATATTATTCTCCAGAACATTTCACAGGACATGAACTTATAAATATTACTTTTAATGATATTAAGCCTGGAATATGGATATTGCAATTAAGAGGGGATTATATTATTGATGGAAGATATGATATATGGCTTTCGCCTGAAAAAACATTACCTAAAGATACAAAATTTCTTCAGTCAGATCCATTTATAACTTTAACAATTCCAGGCACAGCAAGAAAAGTAGCTACCGTAGCTTATTATGGAAATAATAATACTTTAATTGCTTCTTCAGGAAGAGGATCTAACGCTAGTGATATTACTTTTAGTCCGGATTTTGCCACCTTGGGGACAGATATATTAACAACTCAAGTTGGAGGTGGAGTAACAACTGCTTCAGGGAGTTCAGCAGCTACTGGAATAGTAGCAGGAGTTTGTGCACTTTTATTGCAATGGGGAGTTATCGATGGAAATGATTTAACTATGTATTCTACGAAGGTAATAATTTATTTAATACATGGTGCAGATAGAAGTAATCGTATTTATAGTTATCCCAATAGAGAAATAGGATATGGATATCTTGATTTACTAGGTACTTTTAACGTTATTAGTAGATCATATAGGAATAATACGAGTATAGATAATGAATTCATAGAATATTATTGTAATAAGTTATTTATAAGAATTCCAAGAGGAATGTGGAGGAGTTTAAATGAAACATAGCATGACCACGGAAAACATTTTTAATCAGATAAATTACAATCATTATATGGTTCAATATCAAGGCAATATTGAAGAAGAAATTTCAAAAATCCCAAATTATTATGTAACAATAATTAATGAAAAGTATGCAATTTTATCTATTAAGGGTGAATTAGGAATTGATATTGGAGATATAAGATTTAATACTCTTGTCTATGTTAAACCAGTAGAAATGTATACTCTGCAAGAAATTTCTCCAATTGAAGCGTCTAATGCAAGATTTTTACAATTAGATTTACCTCTAAATTTGACTGGCATTGGAGTTAATATAGCAATAATTGATTCAGGTATTGATTATTTAAGTGATGAATTTATGGATTCTAATGGAGAAACAAGAATTGAAGGTATTTGGGATCAAACAATAATTTCTGGGGAGCAAGACAAAGATATCTCGGTACCATTTGGAACGGTATATAGAAAGGGTAAGATAGATGAAGCTATAAGAGCTTATAGAAAAGGGGAATCTCCATATGAAATTGTGCCTAGTAAAGATGAAATTGGGCATGGGACCAGCATGTCTGGAATAATTGGAGCTACCGGCAAAAAGCCAGAATTAAAAGGAGTAGTTCCGGAATGTGATTTTGTAGTTGTCAAGTTAATAGAAGATATTTCATATAAAGCTCAGTTTGATATCAAAATACCTGTATATAATATAACATCTATTTTTTCAGCCTTAGAATTTATATATGAATATGCACTAACCAGTAAGAAGCCTATGGTTATATATTTTCCACTTGGAAGTACTTTGGGCAATCATAAAGGAAATGGCATTTTAGAAGAATATATAGAATCAATTACTGGTACGAGTGGTATAGTATTAGTTACTGGAACTGGAAATCAAAGAGACACAGGAGGTCATACGTCTGGAATAATATCAGAAGTTGGTCAGCGTGGAGTTATGGAACTACAGGCTTCACCAGAACAGAAACATTTAGTAGTAGATATTTGGATAGATTTTCCTGATATTATGACTCTGGATATAGTATCTCCATCAGGTGAAAATAGTAAGATAATACCAGTTGTCACCAATTCAACTAGAACATATACTTTTCTATTTGAAAAGACATCAATAAAAGTTAATTATTATTTTCCAGAAGAAAATACTGGAGATGAATTAATACGTATTAGCTTTTCGAATTTACAACCAGGTATATGGGCTCTTAGGTTAACAGGTAATTATATATTAAGTGGAGTATATAATGCTTGGTTACCCCAAACAGGAATAACAGTAGGAAATACTAAATTTAGTGCAACTGATCCTTATGGAACATTTACTAGTCCAGGTACTTCAATTTATGTAGTTACTGTAGCAGCATATAATCAAAATAATAATAATGTTGTTAATTATTCTGGTATGGCATTTAGAGAGCGTTTTGTTGATAGAATAGATGTTGCAGCAGGAGGGGTAAACGCATTAACTATAGCACCTGACAATAAAACTACAGTTGTTAATGGAACCAGTGTATCAGCAGCTGTAGTTGCTGGAGTTTGTGCCATGTTATTTCAATGGGGGATTGTTCAAGGAAATGATCCGGATATATATTCTCAAACTGTTAAAGCATATCTTGCCAAAGGAACCACTAAAAGAGTTGGAGATATATATCCTAATGCTAGGTGGGGTTATGGAATTCTAAATGTGCTTGATATGTTTAAAAATATTGAATAAAGTATTTTGGAAAAATAGACTCATACTGACTTGTTATTTTTTTGAATTTACCTAATGCTAACACATTTATAGAAATTGTTAATATAATAATTGGAGGATTTATAATATTAACAGGAGTATGATATAAATGCCAAACAAAAATAGAAATAATATAGTCAGGCATTCTACAATGGTACCGATCAAACGAATTAAAACAAAGAAAGAAACAATTTTAATTGAAGTAGAAAAAAATCAAGTTATAGGTGAATTTATTAACGGTTTTGAAGTAATAAAACCTGTCAAAAGATATGGAAAATATTATATATTAGCAAAAAACAAATAATAAAATATACTTGACGTTTTGAAATTAATGGTATAGGATTTAATCTGTAGAAAACAATTTAATAATTTAAATAACTAGAGGGGCTAATGTTTTAGCTGAGATTGGAAAGATTGATTTCCTGACTCTTATAACCTGATTTGGTTAATACCAACGTAGGGAAGTATATTAATATTTATGTATAGTTTATTGATGTATTCCTAAGGAATACATTTTTTTTACGGAAAAATATATATAACTTCACAAATTAGTTCCACATAGTTATTTTATTAATTTTAAGGGGGAAGATTTTAAATGCAAGAAAAAAGTAAAGCACAAAAAATCGCATTAAGTGGTGTATTAATTGGCATTTCAGTTATTTTTGGAACATTTTCAATACCAATTGGAGTAGCTAAAATATCACCAGTACAACATTTTGTAAATGTAGTAGGAGCAATAACACTTGGACCAATGTATGCACTTTTAAATGCATTCGTAACATCACTTATAAGAAATATGATGGGAACAGGAAGTTTGCTAGCTTTTCCAGGAAGTATGGTAGGTGCGCTGCTTGCAGGTATTCTTTATAAGAAATTTAGAAAGCCAACTGTAGCGGTAATTGGGGAAGTAATTGGAACAGGAATCTTAGGAGCATTATTAGCGTATCCAATAGCATCAATACTTTTAGGTAAAGAAGTAGCACTTTTTGTATATATAATTCCATTTACAATGAGTTGTAGTGCTGGAGCTGTTATAGCATATTTCTTCTTGAAAGTTCCTATTATAAGGAAAACATTAATAAATAACGAGTTATCAATAAATACGAAAAATTCTAAAAATACTAATGAAATTTAAATAACGTAACAGCACATAATATAAGAAATAGGTAAAATAATTTAAATACGAGATACAAACGAAAGGATGATTTTATGTTTAGAGCATTAACCATTGCAGGGTCTGACACTTGTGGCGGGGCAGGAATTCAAGCTGATTTAAAATCTTTTTCAGCAAACGGTGTCTATGGTATGAGTGTTATTACAGCAGTAACTGCTCAAAATACCATGGGTGTTTTTGGAATTCAAGATATTAATCCAGAAATGATTGAATCTCAAATTGATGTGATTTTTGATGATATAAGAGTAGATGCTATTAAAATAGGTATGGTTTCGAAGATTGAATCTATAAAGGCTATATCAAAAGCATTGAGAAAAATTAAAGACCTACCACTAATAGTTTTAGATCCTGTTATGATTTCTAAAAGTGGGTTTAATTTATTATCAAAGGGCGCAAAGGAAACTTTAGTTCAAGAGTTATTTCCGTTAGCAGCAATAGTTACACCTAATTTACCAGAAGCAGAAGAGATATTAGGCATGGAAATAAAAACTTTAGATGAAATGAAGAATGCTGCTTTAAAGGTTAAGGAACTTGGACCTAAGGCTGTTCTAGTTAAAGGTGGGCATTTAGAAGGAGCAGCTACTGATTTGTTATTTGATGGAAAGGAATTTATAATTTTGACACAAGAAAGAATAAATAATAATCACACTCATGGTACAGGATGCACTCTATCTTCTGCCATAGCTGCTAATCTTGCAAAAAATATGACCATGGAAGAAGCTGTGAGAGAAGGAAAGAGATATATAACAATTGCTATTGAACATGGATTTGATCTTGGACAT is a window encoding:
- a CDS encoding S8 family peptidase; translated protein: MPNLKNCNLFYEDSPDFLVEYRGDFEEEIDKISYACGNAITNTIGIVSTSNIYLDQLRKDVPSIIFIDPRSMYVLQDISPSSVDNINNVKINPYLNLTGRGVLIGMVDTGIDYLNEEFTREDGTSRIVSIWDQTIPDTKDESVYIGVTYSNEQINNAINAHKNNKDPYEIVPSKDDIGHGTKIAGIIGARGYNGRFQGIASDSNFVIVKLFESINFKNILKENGVEYTPVYNAAEILAAIEYLKNFSINAKQPIVIYIGVGTTEGSHDGNNLLSRYLTSVGTTRGIVSVAGVGNEGAAEGHASGYILNIGDIASIELKIPKVMKYFSFYIWVRKPNRASVNVISPTGEASKFIKVIRNKTTRAEFVFLDTAMIVKYYSPEHFTGHELINITFNDIKPGIWILQLRGDYIIDGRYDIWLSPEKTLPKDTKFLQSDPFITLTIPGTARKVATVAYYGNNNTLIASSGRGSNASDITFSPDFATLGTDILTTQVGGGVTTASGSSAATGIVAGVCALLLQWGVIDGNDLTMYSTKVIIYLIHGADRSNRIYSYPNREIGYGYLDLLGTFNVISRSYRNNTSIDNEFIEYYCNKLFIRIPRGMWRSLNET
- a CDS encoding S8 family peptidase — its product is MKHSMTTENIFNQINYNHYMVQYQGNIEEEISKIPNYYVTIINEKYAILSIKGELGIDIGDIRFNTLVYVKPVEMYTLQEISPIEASNARFLQLDLPLNLTGIGVNIAIIDSGIDYLSDEFMDSNGETRIEGIWDQTIISGEQDKDISVPFGTVYRKGKIDEAIRAYRKGESPYEIVPSKDEIGHGTSMSGIIGATGKKPELKGVVPECDFVVVKLIEDISYKAQFDIKIPVYNITSIFSALEFIYEYALTSKKPMVIYFPLGSTLGNHKGNGILEEYIESITGTSGIVLVTGTGNQRDTGGHTSGIISEVGQRGVMELQASPEQKHLVVDIWIDFPDIMTLDIVSPSGENSKIIPVVTNSTRTYTFLFEKTSIKVNYYFPEENTGDELIRISFSNLQPGIWALRLTGNYILSGVYNAWLPQTGITVGNTKFSATDPYGTFTSPGTSIYVVTVAAYNQNNNNVVNYSGMAFRERFVDRIDVAAGGVNALTIAPDNKTTVVNGTSVSAAVVAGVCAMLFQWGIVQGNDPDIYSQTVKAYLAKGTTKRVGDIYPNARWGYGILNVLDMFKNIE
- the thiW gene encoding energy coupling factor transporter S component ThiW, whose translation is MQEKSKAQKIALSGVLIGISVIFGTFSIPIGVAKISPVQHFVNVVGAITLGPMYALLNAFVTSLIRNMMGTGSLLAFPGSMVGALLAGILYKKFRKPTVAVIGEVIGTGILGALLAYPIASILLGKEVALFVYIIPFTMSCSAGAVIAYFFLKVPIIRKTLINNELSINTKNSKNTNEI
- the thiD gene encoding bifunctional hydroxymethylpyrimidine kinase/phosphomethylpyrimidine kinase, yielding MFRALTIAGSDTCGGAGIQADLKSFSANGVYGMSVITAVTAQNTMGVFGIQDINPEMIESQIDVIFDDIRVDAIKIGMVSKIESIKAISKALRKIKDLPLIVLDPVMISKSGFNLLSKGAKETLVQELFPLAAIVTPNLPEAEEILGMEIKTLDEMKNAALKVKELGPKAVLVKGGHLEGAATDLLFDGKEFIILTQERINNNHTHGTGCTLSSAIAANLAKNMTMEEAVREGKRYITIAIEHGFDLGHGVGPTNHFYELYKKAGI